In Luteitalea sp., the genomic window CCACTGCAGCACGGCCTTCTTCAGCCGCGCGACGACGTCGGGCTGCTGCTCCGCCAAGTTCTTTGACTCGCTAATATCGGTGCTCAGGTCGTAGAGCTGCGGCGCCGTGCCGTCATAGCTCGAGTAGAACTTCCACTTTCCATCCCGGACGGCGAGGTCGGGATTGGGTGCTTCGTTCGTGCCCGGGCGATCGGGAGGGCGCCGCCAGAAAATCGGCGCCTTGCGGCTCTCGTTCGAGCGTCCAAGCAGCGTGTCGAGCACGTTTTCGCCATCCAGTCTGGCACCCTCCGGTAGCGGCGTATCGGTCAGGGTATAGAGAGAGCGATTCAGATCGAGCGCGCTCAGAATCGACGTGTCGTTGGTGCCTGCGGCGTCTGACGCAAGCAGGCCCGGTCCCCACACCACCAGCGGAGATCGCACCCCGCCTTCGTAGAGCCAGCTCTTGGTGCCGCGCAGCGGAACGGAGATCCCCGCACCCGGTTCGGGGCCGTTGTCGGAGGCGATGACGATCAGGGTGTTGTCTCTGAGCTGCTCATCGTTGCGCACGCGATCGAACAGGGCGCCGAGCTGTTGGTCCATGGCGTCGAGCACAGCGTAGTACAAAGCGCGCTTGCTTCCATCGGTGGCATCGCGCAGAGCTCTTGGCGGGAAGAACGGCGAGTGGACGTCGTCCGGCCAGAGATTCAGATAGAACGGCTGACCCATCGCCTGCGCGCGATCGACAAACGTCAGCGCGTCCTTCACAAACGCGGCGGTCACCTCCGAGCGGTCCTCCCACCGGATGGGGCCGTGCCCGAGGGTACCGGAACCGAGATCATGCTTCGCAGGCGGCTGGCCGTCGTACGCATCCTTCAACGGCAGGACTCGCGGACCGAGCCCCTCGAAGTTGGTGAGACTGCGATCGAACCCATAGCGCGCGATGAGCGGCGCGTTGCCGACGTCGCGCTGCCCGCCCATGTGCCACTTGCCGAAATGACCGGTGGCGTAGCCGGCGAGGTTCAACGCGCGCGGCAGCACGGGCGCCCGCGGGTCGAGCCACTGGGCCATGCGCCGCTCGTCGTTGGCCTGGCGATTGGAGAGAAAGGACGTGATCCGCCAGCGCTGGGGATACTGGCCGGTCGTCAGCGCAACCCGCGAAGGTGAGCAGATCGGTGCATTGACGTAGAAGTTGGTGAAGCGGATGCCCTCGGCGGCGAGCCGGTCGATGTTCTCCGTTCTCACCTCGTCACCACCAAACGAAGACAGGTCGGACCAGCCCATGTCGTCGATGAACACGGTGATGACATTCGGCTTGCGCGGACGCTCGGCGCCTGTCGGACTACCTCCGGCCCGCCGGGCCGCAGGACTCGCCGCCGCACGAGGCATCGGTGCGCGGTACGCTGCGAGCTTCTTCTTCAACTCGGCGAGGACCTTCGGCTTCCTTGCGGCGAGGTTCTCGGTCTCGAGCGGGTCCGTCTCGTAGTCGTAGAGCTCGTATTCCGCGGCGGCCGGAGATTCACCAAATCGCTTCCACTCGACGAGGCGATACCGTTCGGTGCGAATGGCGCGGCCAAGCTTCTCTTTCGGATACGCATGGTAGGCGTGGTCCCGCACGCGGGCATCGGGATTCTTCAGCACCGGCACGAGGCTGACGCCGTCGATGGGCTGTGGGCCGGTCGGCGCGGGCAGGTTGGCCAGCTCGGCGAGCGTCGGGAAAAGGTCCACATTCTCGGAGAGCTGCTTCGTGTATGAGCCGGGCTTCGTCACGCCTGGCGCAACCATCACGAGCGGAATGCGGTTGGCCTGTTCGTAGTTCGTGTGCTTGGTCCAAATCCCGTGATCGCCCAGGTGGAAGCCGTGATCGCCCCACAGCACCACGAGGGTGTTGTCATCGAGGTCCAGCCGGTCGAGCTGCGCCATCACCTTGCCGACTTGGGCGTCGGCGAAGCTCGTGCTCGCGTAGTATCCGTGGATCAGCTGACGCGTCAGGTCGTCATCGATGGGTCCCTTCTCCGGCACCGGCCGATACGCGGCGATTTCACCGCCACGCTTGCCGGCGACGGTCGGCGCGCCGGCGGGAGGCCGCTCGAATTCCGGCATGGGGAGCGTCGCCGGATCGTAAAGGTCCCAATACTTCTTTGGCGCAGAGAACGGGAGGTGCGGCCGCACGAATCCGACGGTGATGAAGAACGGTGTGCCGTCCTGTATCCGGCGCTCCCTCGCAGCCCGCAAGCGCCTAATGGCCTCTTCGGCAACGCGACCATCAGCGTAGTCGTTGTCGTTGGCCACAGGCGACTCGAAGGCGGCCCCTCTCGGCAACGACTGGATGTCGCCGAGACGTTGATTCGTGAAGAGCGCTTCCTCGCGGGTCAGCTTGCCGCCGTGGGTGCTTTCGGGCTCGAGGTATTCCACCACCTGGTCATGAAAATGCGGCACGCTGAACGACTGCGGGTCGCCATGGTTGCCATGCCCGATATGAAATACCTTGCCGAGCGACTCGGTCCGGTAGCCGTGCCGCGCGAAGTGCTGTGGCATGGTGACCGCATTCGGGACGAGGTCGCGCAATTGGCTGCCGAGCCCATAAAGCCCTGTCGACGTCGAGTGCGCGCCTAACATCAGCGTGAACCGCGACGGTGCGCAGACCGCCTGGTTGGCGTAGGCCAGGTCGAATCGCATCCCGCGTCCGGCGAGCTCGTCGATGTGTGGCGTCTTGGCGACCGGATCGCCGTAAGAACCGAGTGCAGGCTTGAGATCGTCGACGAGGATCAACAGCACGTTTGGTCGGTCTGCGGCATTGTGCGCGTCGCCGCTAGATCCGAGCGCAAAGCCCGCGAGCAAGAGAGTCGCGTAGGCCGCCTTCAAAAATCGTCCTCTCGCATCGATCTTCACGGATGTGTCTCCTTCCGCGGGACGGTCCCGGATTTTGCGCCACATGGTATCCGAGACGCACAACGGCGACAGGTATTCACGAAAACCCTCCAACGAGGCATCCCTACCTCCATTGATGCGTGAGAGGACTTCGAGCCACAGACTGCATCTGCGCCGCACCAGTATCATGGAGCTACGTTGGCTCGGCAAGCTCGCAATGGTAGGTGGCGTATTCACGGAATCGGGCGGCAGGCGAAGAGCCTCCGCGAAGCTGACCAGAATCAGCAGCGCTGGCTCCGAGAAGCGGCCGAACTCATGGAGCGCGGCTGGGTCGTCCCCGCGGCCGGGGTCGTCGCCGCGACGTGGCGGCGATGGGCGGTCGGGTCGAAACGATCGGACCTCCTCGATCCCACGGTTCCTGGCGCGCTGTTCGACCAGGTCACAGGCGCGCGCTCAGCAGCGTCTGCGGCGTCGACGGGATGGCGCTTCATCGCGCGCCGCACGGATCTCGTGGTGCGCGATCGCCAGGGGCTCGCGATCGCGCAGCACGCGGAGCCCCTCCTCGCGGAGCTCGGTCACGAGGTCATCCCGCGTGCCCGACGTACGTTCGATGCGCCGCGGCTCGCCGGGACCGAAGGTCGCGCGGAACTCGACCCAGAGCTGCCGTTCATCGACGAGGTCACCCCACGCGCGTGCCCGATCGCAGCGGATGAGCACAGGCGTGCACTCGCCGCAGGACGTGTAGAACACGATCTCGCGCGGCGGAAGGATCGGCTCGACCCCGTGCCGGCGCTGGAACACCGCTTCCTTGCCGTCCAGCTGCCAGTGCGTCGCCGCGGTTTCGCCGGGGTCGGCGAACCGGCCGCGCACCACGCGAGACACGCGCGGTCCCTCGAAGAGGTAGGTGTTCATCGACGGATCGTCGAAGCTCTTGGTCTGAAAACCTTCAACGCGATGACCGTGCGGGCAGCGCAGGGTCTCGTCGAGCACCACGACGTTGTCGAACATGCCCATCTTCGCCCTCCTCTCCAGGTCCGGCCGGTTGCGTCTCGGCAGCCGAGGGCCGTGGCTCCGAGCGACGACGATGGCATCGTCATCGCGAGGGGGTCAAGAGGCAATATTTTGTCGAAATGCAAGAGGCCGAGGTCAATATCCGCCTGAAGTATCCGCGTTATGGATCTAGGACTCGGGCGAGCGAAGGAACTAGGCGTGAAGCGCGAAATAGAATGGAGCGGTGGTGAGCCGCGAAGGACTCGGGCGAGCGGAGGAACTCGGGGGGAGCCCGCTCGAATGCAATGAGAGCTGGTGAGCCGCGAAGGACTCGAACCTTCAACCCGCAGATTAAGAGTGGTTCCCGAGACTCGACATAGCGCCGTCTTCTGGGCGCTTCGCTCACGTAACGTGTGCGAATCGTGGCATGCCGCGGCAGCGCGTTGCAACCCCGACGCAGCCAAAACCGTGGCTCAGTTGCTGCCGATTTCCTCAAGACGCTGCAACAAAGAGGCGCCGTTCGGGAAGGCGAAGTCGATCCCTGGAACGGCCTGTCGCGTGGCTTGAAGCATGTCGAGCGACGGCGTACAATTGCGGGGTTAGGAGTGTTCCATGCACGTGACCGTTAGTCCCGAAGCGAAGAAATTCATCGACGCGGAAGTTCAGCGCGGACATTACAGCTCGCCGTCTGAGCTGGTAGAACACGCGATTGAGGCCTTGCGGGGACAGGACGCATCGGATGAGCGGCGTCTCGCGGACCTGCGCGAGCTAATTGCTGTCGCGCGAGCCGAAGCGGACGGAGGCGAGGTGGTCGAGTACGGAGATGCCACCGAGCTAGCCGCTGACGTGCGGTTCGGACGGCCTTCCCGAGTGCGGTGAAACGCCGATTCTCCCTCACGCGTAGCGCACGTCAAGATCTCCAGTCCATCGACGGGTATCACGTCCGAGAGTATGGTGTTCCTGCCGCAGACCGTCTGCTGAACCGCATTGTAGAAGCGATCGAGCGTTATGCCGAATGGCCGATGAGCGCACCCGCACGGCCCGAGCTGGCGTCGGACCTGCGAGGTTTCAACGTCGCCAGCTACATGGTCTATTACGCGCCTCAAGCCCGTAGTGGCATCCGTGTGGAGCGCATCATACACGGCGCGCGGGACCAAGCCGCCCTTTTTACCCGTCACCGGCAGCGTAAGGCGCGCGAGCGAGCGTAGCAACCACCCGCAGATGCGTCGGGCATTCCCCGGTCACTCCTCGGCTTCCCGTGCGCTGCGCCGGGCTCGCAGTCGCAGCAAGGACAGCAGCCTGACGGCCTCAGCATGGCCGATCTTGTGCGCCAGCGTGATGGTCTCGGCGATAACGTGGTTGGTCGTGAGCAGGTGGTCGGAGAGACGAAGGCCCTTGAACGTGCCAAAGACCTGGACGACGCGCTGATGGTGGGTCTCGCTTCGACGTGAGCGCGAACAAGAATCCTGTGTCGAGAAAGGTCACACGTCGGATGGGCCGTACAGATACCGATTGTGGTGTTCAGCCATGTCGGGCGGCGCATCATCGATGAAGCCGATCAGCGTTTCCGCAGCCTTCCATCCCGTGGGATCATCAGCGTCCGTCGTGGCGGCAGCAGGAATGACCACGTCAACCTCGGTGTGTTCGTCGAGATTGACTGGTTCTTGGGGCTTGAACACGCCGTTCTCGTATATCGCTTTCACGGTCGTTCTCCACCTCCGCCATATTTTAGCATGCGACCGAGACGCCAGGGCTCGCTGCAGCGCAGCGATCGTTGCGCGCCACCGCTTGTTGACAGCGATGATTCTCAGCTTTGGAGCGCTCGTGTGGGCTCCCATACTCGCCGCCACCCCGACCAAGCACATGGTCTGGGCGGGCAACGCGATCAATCTCGCCGTCGCCGGGGCGGCTTGGACTGTGGCCGACCTGATTGTCAAATCAGGCACGTCGCCGTGAAGCCTGTGCAGAGAAGCAGCTGCGCAAAAGGTGCAGCGCTTCCTCGATATCGTCCGTTGCGATGGCGCCATATCCGAGGACGACGCCTGCCAACGGTGTATCGCCGACCGCAAACATCGACAACGGTTGAAACACGACACCCCTGTCGGCCGCGCGGGCGTGCACGGCGAGAATCTGTTCGGACGTGAAACGGGGGACGAGTGCAGTCAAGTGCAATCCGGTGCTCGAGGGGAGCAGCTCCAGATGATTCGCGAAGTCCCGGGTCAACGTGGCGGCTATCATCTCGTGGCGTGCCCGATACGCGGTGCTGGCTCGCCGGATGTGGCGAGCATAGCCGCCCTCATCGATGAACCGGGCGAGCGCCGCCTGCACCAAGGTCGGCGTGTGCCAATCGCTGACGTATTTGGCCTTTTGCACCGCTGAACTGAGCGATGGCGGCGTCACGATGAAGCCAAGCCGCAGCGTCGGCAGCATCGTCTTGGAGAACGACCCCACATAGATGACGCGACCACTGGTATCGAGGCTCTGGAGCGCTTCCAGCGGGCGCCCGCCGAACCGAAACTCGCTGTCGTAATCGTCCTCGATGATCGCCGCGTTGTTCCGTTCCGCCCAGGTGAGAAGCGCTTGACGTCGCGCCAGTGTCATGCAGACGCCGAGCGGGTACTGATGCGACGGTGTCACGTACACCGCCCGGACTCGACGCGGGATCGCATTCACCACGATGCCGTCGCGGTCGACGGGCACGCCCATCACCTGCAGACCGAGCGATTGAAACAAGCGCCTCGGCGCTCCGTAGCCGGGGTCCTCGACCGCGATTCGATCCCCGGGCCCCAGGAGGACACGGGCGAGGACATCCAGCGCCTGCTGAGTCCCGTTGGTGATCGTGACGTCGTCGGACGTGGCGGTCACACCTCGCGAGACACCCACATGCCGCGCAATGGCAGCTCGAAGGCCGGGGCAGCCAGCAGGATGCTGGTAGACGCCCACACGTCCAGTGTCCCGCAACGAACGCCCAACCAGCCGTCTCCACGTCCTATGAGGGAACAGGCGGACGTCGGGGAGGCCTGTGCGGAAGTCGTAGCGTGGAGGTCTGATGAACACGGTGGCGGGGAAGCTGATTGATTCCCAGACCTGGCGCGCGCGGAGAACGCCGTCACCGGGGCGGTTCATCGCGGCGCCACGACGGGCGGCGTGTTCGCTGACGAACGTTCCGGCCCCGACACGCGACGTCACGAACCCTTCGGCCGCGAGCCTGTCGTACGCGACGGTGACGGTCATCCGCGACACCGAGAGCCGCCGCGCGAGGTGTCGCGTCGGCGGCAGCACGTCTCCGGGGCGAAGGCGCCCGTCGCCGATGGCACGCCGTAGTTGACGATAGATTTCACCGCTCAAATCCTTCCTGCCGACGAGATTGACGTGAACGTCCATGGAACCCTGCCAGGATTGGACTAGCAGACTAGACCAGAATTGGCTCTAGCGCCAGTCCTCTCCCTCTCCTATGCTTCGTTCCCAGAGCAGAGCTCTCATCAAGGAGTGTCACCATGCAGCTGAAGGCGTCGAGCGTGGCCTTGGCAGTTGGAGGTTGGAAGTTGGGCGTTCAGAAAGCGCTACGCGTCTTGGCCGTGTCGCTTGCGCTGTGGACGGCCCCTGCCGGCGCCGCCGACGGCGACGACATCCCGCCGACCGGCGTGGACGCCTCGGTCGATGAGGCCGTCGAGCGCGTTCGAGCGGCCACGGCGCCGTTCAAGTCGCTCGACCGGGCGGTGGCGGCCGGCTACCAGCGCGACGTGGAGCAGTGCGTCGAGAACCCGCCGCACGGCGGCATGGGGTTCCATCATGAGAACCCCGCGCTGATGGACGCCGAAGTCGAGGTCGAGCGGCCGGAGATCCTCACCTACCAGCGGATGCCGGACGGCGAGTACCGGCTCACGGGTGTCGAATACGTGGTTCCACTGGCGGCGTGGAAGGAGGAGGCGCCCCCACGTGTGATGGGACAGCCGATGAAGCGCGCCGAGTCGCTCGGGATCTGGTACTTGCACGTCTGGATCTGGCAGCCGAATCCGCAGGGACTCTTTGCCGACTGGAATCCGTCCGTGACGTGCTGACGCGCGCGGCGCTCGAGCCCAGCCCGCATCGGTCAGGGTGCAGGAGAGACGCAGCCCCGCATCGCGCGCCTGGCGCGTGTGGACATCGCCGCCTGCCCGCCGCCCGCATCCCCGAGGCGGGCTCTCGCCGGCGGCACTCCTGCGCGTGCAGCTGTTCATCGACGAGAACCTCGCCGAGCGCATTCATCTGCGTGATCTCGCACTCCGTGCGGGACTCAGCCGTTATCACTTCGCGCGGGCGAATGCTCGGCGACAAAGAGAGAGCTCGAGCCATGAGGGTTACCGGTGTGAAGTCACCCCCTGAGCTTCGTGTGCGGGCACGTGCGAGAATTGTCGTGACTGCTGCAAGAGCTCAAGCGGCTCCAGGCAGGCGAAGACCTCTTCGCCGATTTTGCTTGCGTAGAGAGGGACAGAGTGCAGACAAGTGCGGTCGCAGCGAACCTGTCGAATCCCCGGGATTCTGGTACCAGCAACGTCCTCGCGAGGCTCAGACGGCCGTGCGCGGCGTCCGACATGGGTGATGTGTCCCCGGACCTCTCCGACGCGTGATCGACATGCCGCCGAGAGGAGCAGCCGCAGACGAGCTTCTGGCGAGGATCCGAACCCTTCCGATCCGTATCCTCTCCTCAGAAGCAGTCGAG contains:
- a CDS encoding aminotransferase class I/II-fold pyridoxal phosphate-dependent enzyme, with amino-acid sequence MDVHVNLVGRKDLSGEIYRQLRRAIGDGRLRPGDVLPPTRHLARRLSVSRMTVTVAYDRLAAEGFVTSRVGAGTFVSEHAARRGAAMNRPGDGVLRARQVWESISFPATVFIRPPRYDFRTGLPDVRLFPHRTWRRLVGRSLRDTGRVGVYQHPAGCPGLRAAIARHVGVSRGVTATSDDVTITNGTQQALDVLARVLLGPGDRIAVEDPGYGAPRRLFQSLGLQVMGVPVDRDGIVVNAIPRRVRAVYVTPSHQYPLGVCMTLARRQALLTWAERNNAAIIEDDYDSEFRFGGRPLEALQSLDTSGRVIYVGSFSKTMLPTLRLGFIVTPPSLSSAVQKAKYVSDWHTPTLVQAALARFIDEGGYARHIRRASTAYRARHEMIAATLTRDFANHLELLPSSTGLHLTALVPRFTSEQILAVHARAADRGVVFQPLSMFAVGDTPLAGVVLGYGAIATDDIEEALHLLRSCFSAQASRRRA
- a CDS encoding sulfatase-like hydrolase/transferase, with translation MPRAAASPAARRAGGSPTGAERPRKPNVITVFIDDMGWSDLSSFGGDEVRTENIDRLAAEGIRFTNFYVNAPICSPSRVALTTGQYPQRWRITSFLSNRQANDERRMAQWLDPRAPVLPRALNLAGYATGHFGKWHMGGQRDVGNAPLIARYGFDRSLTNFEGLGPRVLPLKDAYDGQPPAKHDLGSGTLGHGPIRWEDRSEVTAAFVKDALTFVDRAQAMGQPFYLNLWPDDVHSPFFPPRALRDATDGSKRALYYAVLDAMDQQLGALFDRVRNDEQLRDNTLIVIASDNGPEPGAGISVPLRGTKSWLYEGGVRSPLVVWGPGLLASDAAGTNDTSILSALDLNRSLYTLTDTPLPEGARLDGENVLDTLLGRSNESRKAPIFWRRPPDRPGTNEAPNPDLAVRDGKWKFYSSYDGTAPQLYDLSTDISESKNLAEQQPDVVARLKKAVLQWNVELPADAGGSRRSL
- a CDS encoding DUF104 domain-containing protein, whose product is MAPSQRTISRKRCTFCAAASLHRLHGDVPDLTIRSATVQAAPATARLIALPAQTMCLVGVAASMGAHTSAPKLRIIAVNKRWRATIAALQRALASRSHAKIWRRWRTTVKAIYENGVFKPQEPVNLDEHTEVDVVIPAAATTDADDPTGWKAAETLIGFIDDAPPDMAEHHNRYLYGPSDV